One window of the Eucalyptus grandis isolate ANBG69807.140 chromosome 8, ASM1654582v1, whole genome shotgun sequence genome contains the following:
- the LOC104456844 gene encoding geranylgeranyl pyrophosphate synthase, chloroplastic → MNCINLTTICSIFNQASRSNLLHPLKNSAFPLISRRTTEPISYSFPNSRFLVSAILTKEEEPTAEDKEERPPFNFKAYMLEKVNRVNTALDASVLLRPPLKIHEATRYSLLSGGKRVCPVMCIAACELVGGQESMAMPSACAVEMIHAMSLIHDDLPCMDNDDLRRGKPTNHKVFGEDVAVLAGDALLAYAFEHIVVETKGVPPKRIVRAIFELARLIGPEGVVAGQVVDIRSEGMTDVGLEQLEFIHLHKTAALLEASAVLGTIMGGGLNEEVEKLQNFARCIGLLFQVVDDILDVTKSSQELGKTAGKDLLTDKLTYPKLIGVEKSREFAKKLNKDAREYLSGFDIAKAAPLMALADYIAKRQN, encoded by the exons ATGAACTGCATCAATTTGACCACCATCTGTTCGATCTTTAACCAAGCAAGCAGATCCAATTTGCTTCATCCCCTGAAAAATTCAGCCTTTCCCTTGATTTCTCGAAGAACCACCGAACCCATTTCTTATTCCTTTCCCAACTCGCGCTTCTTGGTCTCTGCAATCCTTACCAAGGAAGAAGAGCCCACCGCAGAGGATAAAGAGGAGAGACCCCCTTTCAATTTCAAGGCCTACATGCTCGAGAAGGTGAATCGTGTGAACACAGCACTCGATGCCTCGGTCTTGCTCCGGCCGCCGCTGAAGATTCACGAGGCCACGAGATATTCGTTGCTCTCTGGCGGAAAGCGGGTGTGCCCGGTTATGTGCATAGCGGCATGCGAGCTTGTGGGAGGGCAGGAATCAATGGCCATGCCCTCGGCTTGTGCCGTCGAGATGATCCATGCCATGTCTTTGATTCATGATGACCTTCCCTGTATGGACAATGACGACTTACGCCGCGGGAAGCCCACCAACCACAAG GTTTTTGGTGAGGATGTTGCTGTTTTGGCTGGAGACGCCCTACTCGCATATGCATTTGAGCACATTGTGGTAGAAACGAAGGGGGTTCCACCCAAAAGGATAGTTAGAGCGATCTTTGAATTGGCGAGATTGATTGGACCAGAAGGTGTAGTCGCTGGCCAGGTGGTGGATATAAGATCCGAAGGAATGACTGATGTAGGATTGGAGCAGCTTGAGTTTATTCACCTCCACAAAACTGCCGCCTTGCTTGAAGCATCTGCTGTTCTTGGGACAATTATGGGAGGCGGGTTgaatgaagaagttgaaaagttGCAGAATTTCGCAAGGTGTATTGGGTTGTTATTTCAGGTGGTGGATGATATTCTGGATGTGACCAAGTCTTCTCAAGAACTGGGTAAAACGGCTGGCAAGGATTTGCTGACCGACAAACTCACCTACCCAAAGCTAATCGGGGTTGAAAAATCCAGGGAGTTTGCCAAGAAACTGAACAAAGATGCTCGAGAATATCTATCCGGATTTGATATAGCAAAGGCAGCCCCATTGATGGCTTTGGCAGATTACATTGCTAAAAGGCAGAACTAA